Proteins encoded within one genomic window of Manis pentadactyla isolate mManPen7 chromosome 4, mManPen7.hap1, whole genome shotgun sequence:
- the PRKAA2 gene encoding 5'-AMP-activated protein kinase catalytic subunit alpha-2 isoform X2 produces MVMEYVSGGELFDYICKHGRVEEMEARRLFQQILSAVDYCHRHMVVHRDLKPENVLLDAHMNAKIADFGLSNMMSDGEFLRTSCGSPNYAAPEVISGRLYAGPEVDIWSCGVILYALLCGTLPFDDEHVPTLFKKIRGGVFYIPEYLNRSIATLLMHMLQVDPLKRATIKDIREHEWFKQDLPTYLFPEDPSYDANVIDDEAVKEVCEKFECTESEVMSSLYSGDPQDQLAVAYHLIIDNRRIMNQASEFYLASSPPTGSFMDDSAMHIPPGLKPHPERMPPLVADSPKARCPLDALNTTKPKSLAVKKAKWHLGIRSQSKPYDIMAEVYRAMKQLDFEWKVVNAYHLRVRRKNPVTGNYVKMSLQLYLVDNRSYLLDFKSIDDEVVEQRSGSSTPQRSSSAAGLHRPRSSFDSVTAESHSLSGSLTGSLTGSTLSSVPPRLGSHTMDFFEMCASLITTLAR; encoded by the exons ATGGTAATGGAATATGTATCTGGTGGTGAATTATTTGACTACATCTGTAAACATGGACGG GTTGAAGAGATGGAAGCCAGACGGCTCTTTCAGCAGATTCTGTCTGCTGTGGATTACTGTCATAGGCATATGGTTGTTCACCGAGACCTGAAACCAGAGAATGTGCTGTTGGATGCACACATGAATGCCAAGATAGCAGATTTTG GATTATCTAATATGATGTCAGATGGTGAATTTCTGAGAACTAGTTGTGGATCTCCCAATTATGCAGCACCTGAAGTCATCTCAGGCAG ATTGTATGCGGGTCCTGAAGTTGATATCTGGAGCTGTGGTGTTATTTTGTATGCTCTTCTTTGTGGCACCCTTCCATTTGATGACGAGCATGTACCTACATTATTTAAGAAAATCCGAGGGGGTGTTTTTTATATCCCAGAATATCTCAATCGCTCCATTGCCACTCTCCTGATGCATATGTTGCAGGTTGACCCCTTGAAAAGAGCAACTATCAAAGACATAAG AGAGCATGAATGGTTTAAACAAGATTTGCCCACTTACTTATTTCCTGAAGACCCTTCCTATGATGCTAACGTCATTGATGATGAGGCTGTGAAAGAAGTGTGTGAAAAATTTGAGTGTACAGAATCAGAAGTAATGAGCAGTTTATATAGTGGTGACCCTCAAGACCAGCTTGCAGTGGCTTATCATCTTATCATTGACAATCGGAGAATAATGAACCAAGCCAGTGAGTTCTACCTCGCCTCTAGTCCCCCAACTGGTTCTTTTATGGATGATAGTGCCATGCATATTCCCCCAGGCCTGAAACCTCATCCAGAAAGGATGCCACCTCTTGTAGCAGACAGCCCTAAAGCAAGATGTCCACTGGATGCACTGAATACAACTAAGCCCAAATCTTTAGCTGTGAAAAAAGCCAAGTGGCATCTTGGAATCCGAAGTCAAAGCAAACCGTATGACATTATGGCTGAAGTTTACCGAGCTATGAAGCAGCTGGATTTTGAGTGGAAG GTAGTGAATGCATACCATCTTCGTGTTAGAAGAAAAAATCCAGTGACTGGCAATTATGTGAAAATGAGCTTACAACTTTACCTGGTTGACAACAGAAGCTATCTTTTGGATTTTAAAAGCATTGATG atGAGGTAGTGGAGCAGAGGTCTGGTTCCTCAACACCTCAGCGTTCCTCTTCTGCTGCCGGCTTACATAGACCAAGATCAAGCTTTGATTCTGTAACTGCGGAGAGCCATTCACTTTCTGGCTCTCTCACTGGCTCCTTGACTGGAAGCACGTTGTCATCAGTTCCACCCCGCCTGGGCAGTCACACCATGGATTTTTTTGAAATGTGTGCCAGTCTGATCACTACATTAGCCCGTTGA